The Drosophila bipectinata strain 14024-0381.07 chromosome 2L, DbipHiC1v2, whole genome shotgun sequence genome has a segment encoding these proteins:
- the LOC108131167 gene encoding uncharacterized protein → MIKRKLVRARIPRKRTKLAPKVPKTDPQQQRHLKNRFRRAPIPGRNKSFVAQSSVPPSQRVWRRTAVRTKPKPKVKLPRLFRLDHLTGLPVDYEKTVERVMHYVNPHLGNRPNAEQMLEELLTSMFAEVMRQGCRDRLGSHQLRAMLKNSKGCSCPMGQYLNKCDLNSQSEKDRRETNESLQHFHSACKRGPRQPQSSRPTYTSKFNFNQLKIKST, encoded by the exons atgataaaaagaaAGCTTGTTCGGGCCAGAATTCCCCGGAAGAGGACAAAACTAGCGCCGAAAGTGCCCAAAACCGATCCACAGCAACAGCGCCACCTAAAGAATCGTTTTAGACGGGCACCAATACCCGGTCGCAACAAGTCTTTCGTAGCCCAAAGCTCAGTTCCGCCCAGCCAGCGGGTCTGGCGCAGGACTGCTGTTCGAACGAAGCCAAAGCCGAAGGTTAAGCTCCCGCGGCTGTTCCGTCTGGACCACCTGACGGGTCTGCCTGTGGATTACGAAAAGACAGTGGAGCGGGTAATGCACTATGTGAACCCACACCTGGGTAATCGACCTAATGCCGAGCAGATGCTAGAGGAACTGTTGACCAGTATGTTTGCCGAGGTGATGCGACAAGGCTGCCGCGATCGCCTGGGCAGCCACCAGTTGCGAGCGATGCTGAAGAACAGCAAGGGATGCTCCTGCCCAATGGGACAATATCTAAACAAGTGCGATCTGAACTCTCAGAGCGAGAAGGACAGGCGCGAGACGAATGAAAGTTTGCAACACTTTCATAGTGCCTG CAAACGGGGACCGCGGCAACCACAGAGTAGCCGTCCTACCTACACCAGCAAGTTCAACTTTAACCAACTGAAAATCAAGAGCACCTAG
- the Art2 gene encoding uncharacterized protein Art2 isoform X1, protein MFGLSFIFQAFHFRSGKKFTISTFSTSTSTFTSTARDICIPVELQMLGKVSGEDVDFESLFRNHDEDYASADRNLDLALQRVKERQEQEALYFKLYGRVEVQEWLLKDSVRNKAYREAIIGNELFQEKTVLDVGCGTGMFSIFAAKAGASRVIAVDGASITEYARRIIQDNGFSSVITVVQAKVEEVELPDSIQKVDIILCDWMGQCLFSENMLESLIFARDKWLGEGGYIFPDTAQLYLAASEGDEPDFGFWDDVHGFDLGAVGRRFKEKAAVEHVHPSQVVSKPCLLQSLDLYTMRHQAAGIRSFYELKVTRTGKVRSLFVYFDVGFSKSPQSVSFSTSPSAPWTHWNQTVFYLEEPLPVRAGESIKGVFAMQPSADNLFQLKFDIYLDFEGKEKSIKSKQSFVLTNTLTLC, encoded by the exons ATGTTTGGATTATCTTTCATTTTTCAAGCCTTTCATTTTCGTTCTGGAAAAAAATTCACGATTTCAACGTTTAGTACTTCTACTTCTACGTTTACTTCTACTGCTCGGGACATCTGTATACCTGTGGAATTACA GATGTTGGGGAAGGTTTCAGGAGAAGACGTCGACTTTGAGTCTCTCTTCCGCAACCATGACGAGGATTATGCCTCTGCGGATCGCAATCTGGATTTGGCGCTGCAGCGAGTCAAGGAGCGCCAAGAACAGGAGGCCCTGTACTTCAAGCTCTATGGCCGCGTCGAAGTGCAGGAGTGGCTTCTGAAAGATTCCGTTCGAAATAAGGCGTATCGCGAAGCCATAATTGGCAACGAATTGTTCCAGGAGAAG ACTGTGTTGGATGTAGGATGCGGCACTGGTATGTTTTCGATTTTTGCTGCCAAAGCAGGGGCTAGCCGAGTAATTGCTGTGGATGGGGCCAGCATAACCGAGTACGCACGAAGAATAATTCAAGACAACGGCTTTAGTAGCGTTATTACCGTCGTTCAGGCAAAAGTGGAAGAAGTAGAACTACCGGACTCTATCCAAAAGGTCGACATTATTCTATGCGATTGGATGGG GCAATGCCTATTTTCCGAAAATATGCTGGAGTCATTGATATTCGCGCGAGACAAGTGGCTTGGAGAAGGGGGATATATTTTTCCAGACACCGCCCAACTGTATCTCGCGGCCAGCGAAGGCGACGAACCGGATTTCGGGTTCTGGGACGACGTGCACGGCTTCGACCTGGGAGCTGTCGGGCGAAGATTCAAGGAGAAAGCGGCAGTAGAGCACGTGCACCCCAGCCAAGTGGTGAGCAAGCCGTGCTTGCTCCAGTCACTAGATCTCTACACCATGCGTCACCAGGCTGCTGGCATCCGCTCCTTTTACGAGCTTAAGGTCACTCGGACTGGCAAGGTTCGATCCCTGTTCGTCTACTTCGACGTGGGATTCAGCAAGAGCCCGCAAAGCGTTAGCTTCAGCACTTCCCCGAGCGCTCCCTGGACGCACTGGAACCAAACTGTGTTTTATCTGGAGGAACCATTGCCCGTGCGGGCCGGCGAGTCCATCAAGGGAGTGTTTGCTATGCAGCCCAGTGCCGACAACCTCTTTCAACTCAAGTTTGACATTTACCTGGACTTTGAGGGGAAGGAGAAGTCGATCAAAAGCAAGCAGTCTTTCGTTCTGACGAACACTCTGACCCTGTGTTGA
- the Art2 gene encoding protein arginine N-methyltransferase 8 isoform X2, translating to MLGKVSGEDVDFESLFRNHDEDYASADRNLDLALQRVKERQEQEALYFKLYGRVEVQEWLLKDSVRNKAYREAIIGNELFQEKTVLDVGCGTGMFSIFAAKAGASRVIAVDGASITEYARRIIQDNGFSSVITVVQAKVEEVELPDSIQKVDIILCDWMGQCLFSENMLESLIFARDKWLGEGGYIFPDTAQLYLAASEGDEPDFGFWDDVHGFDLGAVGRRFKEKAAVEHVHPSQVVSKPCLLQSLDLYTMRHQAAGIRSFYELKVTRTGKVRSLFVYFDVGFSKSPQSVSFSTSPSAPWTHWNQTVFYLEEPLPVRAGESIKGVFAMQPSADNLFQLKFDIYLDFEGKEKSIKSKQSFVLTNTLTLC from the exons ATGTTGGGGAAGGTTTCAGGAGAAGACGTCGACTTTGAGTCTCTCTTCCGCAACCATGACGAGGATTATGCCTCTGCGGATCGCAATCTGGATTTGGCGCTGCAGCGAGTCAAGGAGCGCCAAGAACAGGAGGCCCTGTACTTCAAGCTCTATGGCCGCGTCGAAGTGCAGGAGTGGCTTCTGAAAGATTCCGTTCGAAATAAGGCGTATCGCGAAGCCATAATTGGCAACGAATTGTTCCAGGAGAAG ACTGTGTTGGATGTAGGATGCGGCACTGGTATGTTTTCGATTTTTGCTGCCAAAGCAGGGGCTAGCCGAGTAATTGCTGTGGATGGGGCCAGCATAACCGAGTACGCACGAAGAATAATTCAAGACAACGGCTTTAGTAGCGTTATTACCGTCGTTCAGGCAAAAGTGGAAGAAGTAGAACTACCGGACTCTATCCAAAAGGTCGACATTATTCTATGCGATTGGATGGG GCAATGCCTATTTTCCGAAAATATGCTGGAGTCATTGATATTCGCGCGAGACAAGTGGCTTGGAGAAGGGGGATATATTTTTCCAGACACCGCCCAACTGTATCTCGCGGCCAGCGAAGGCGACGAACCGGATTTCGGGTTCTGGGACGACGTGCACGGCTTCGACCTGGGAGCTGTCGGGCGAAGATTCAAGGAGAAAGCGGCAGTAGAGCACGTGCACCCCAGCCAAGTGGTGAGCAAGCCGTGCTTGCTCCAGTCACTAGATCTCTACACCATGCGTCACCAGGCTGCTGGCATCCGCTCCTTTTACGAGCTTAAGGTCACTCGGACTGGCAAGGTTCGATCCCTGTTCGTCTACTTCGACGTGGGATTCAGCAAGAGCCCGCAAAGCGTTAGCTTCAGCACTTCCCCGAGCGCTCCCTGGACGCACTGGAACCAAACTGTGTTTTATCTGGAGGAACCATTGCCCGTGCGGGCCGGCGAGTCCATCAAGGGAGTGTTTGCTATGCAGCCCAGTGCCGACAACCTCTTTCAACTCAAGTTTGACATTTACCTGGACTTTGAGGGGAAGGAGAAGTCGATCAAAAGCAAGCAGTCTTTCGTTCTGACGAACACTCTGACCCTGTGTTGA